In Leishmania braziliensis MHOM/BR/75/M2904 complete genome, chromosome 31, one genomic interval encodes:
- a CDS encoding putative ATP-dependent zinc metallopeptidase — protein MDTVERGSTTLCTRSRLSSVWEKQSAAIFLWPILLHVPFRHRVCCSLRGGVVDGVCCTVPSSYCFAPYLPPTPRLLSSFQMFSRRYRDPLSVVGASTHAAHQLPALCSSIRTMSRFSANSFSTFATPSPSASPQALAAPQSAWAQRWLAVQSLVAIAPSYFSSALQSRYTRVPVTEAQPQQASSTSNSLSDVMATIWRLSYADRLHRHLRVPPHLEDSQKLDALLHTLCRRPTRSVSSTACHRWGVLLSKSNDSKGSGGSGRDSSRGEDDGAGEEGEDKPEDWIVPRTCLFVITMIAITAVLYQLAQPSGTHTGWASLNKHAGEIKAAVLYDNYLQVYMDDAKVYLGLLNDQDTQRHMDELADNYRAARLQAVETQQRQSEKTHTDDEEQEHGNKLPTAVDRPVELEVTRKGRPYAETALVGVGAFAWVVPFIFFPVFVMFLSQYIGKSMSYAVEATKGRTKTKEMAFRVETASNTRFRDIAGMREPKKEITEIVDFLRHPERYTKLGAKIPTGAILLGPPGTGKTLLAKAVAGESGVGFIPAIGSDFVELYVGMGALRVRQLFKEARKQRCIVYIDEIDAIGLKRQGAGHGEKQEQEQTLNELLTQLDGFSTGRRGDVMVLASSNVAQEALDPALIRPGRFDRIIHVDTPVISERIDIFKVHLSKLKLTSDDAHGDSAAATTATAAAAEGDAAGVGASAEPPLAVPASTETSLVLSQVKTEKEGETEEEDAEKSGSSAAVPREAKRIPSGTHSSSAHEFDFRSLLMQKSERERALIDAYAQRMSNLCPGFVGADIANVCNEAAILAARERAPHVDISHLERSIDRVLAGIEHRSRTLSDFEKNVVAHHEAGHAVAGWFLNRADPLMKVSIVPRGGSALGYAQYLPNENFTRTAKEIRDSISVTLGGRAAEEIFFNHLSTGASDDLRKVGRLAYQYISSFAPGSVYPPPGSSSTRLVKPFGVDKANDFDRRAKKVVDEVYADTLALLTKHKDDMKKLADHLLKHELLTYADVVHYLGERTTRQSDKKKGV, from the coding sequence ATGGACACCGTCGAAAGAGGCTCTACGACTTTGTGCACACGCAGTCGTCTCAGCTCCGTGTGGGAGAAACAATCAGCGGCCATCTTTTTATGGCCCATTCTGCTACACGTTCCCTTTCGTCATCGAGTGTGTTGCTCACTCCGGGGGGGGGTCGTAGATGGGGTGTGCTGTACTGTTCCTTCTTCCTACTGCTTTGCCCCTTATCTACCTCCTACGCCTCGTCTCCTCAGCTCTTTCCAGATGTTCTCACGCCGTTATCGAGATCCCCTCTCGGTGGTCGGCGCCAGCACGCATGCCGCTCACCAGTTACCTGCGCTCTGCAGCTCGATACGTACCATGTCTCGATTTTCAGCAAACTCCTTCTCTACCTTTGCGACTCCCAGCCCATCAGCATCTCCTCAAGCACTTGCTGCTCCGCAGAGTGCGTGGGCACAGAGATGGTTGGCTGTGCAGTCTCTAGTAGCCATAGCACCAAGCTACTTCTCATCCGCGCTTCAGTCGCGCTACACCCGCGTGCCTGTCACCGAAGCACAGCCCCAACAGGCCTCTAGCACGTCAAACTCGCTCTCAGACGTAATGGCGACCATTTGGCGCCTCTCCTATGCGGACCGGCTGCACCGCCATCTCCGTGTGCCTCCTCACCTGGAAGACAGCCAGAAGCTTGACGCTCTCCTTCACACCCTTTGTCGGCGGCCCACCCGCAGCGTCTCGAGCACGGCCTGTCATAGGTGGGGTGTCCTACTGAGCAAGAGCAACGATAGCAAAggaagcggcggcagtggcagggacagcagcagaggtgaGGACGATGGggcaggagaagagggggaggacaAGCCGGAGGACTGGATCGTGCCACGCACCTGCCTCTTTGTCATCACCATGATTGCTATTACGGCAGTGTTGTATCAACTGGCGCAGCcgagcggcacgcacacgggCTGGGCCTCGTTGAACAAGCACGCGGGTGAGAtcaaggcggcggtgctgtacGACAACTACCTGCAGGTGTACATGGATGACGCCAAGGTGTACCTGGGACTTCTCAACGACCAGGACACGCAGCGCCACATGGACGAGCTGGCGGATAACTACCGCGCTGCTCGActgcaggcggtggagacgcagcagcggcagagtgAGAAGACCCACACAGACGACGAAGAGCAGGAGCACGGCAACAAGCTGCCCACGGCCGTCGACAGACCTGTAGAGCTTGAGGTGACCCGGAAGGGTCGACCATATGCCGAGACGGCACTAGTTGGGGTCGGTGCCTTTGCTTGGGTGGTGCCGTTTATCTTCTTCCCGGTGTTTGTCATGTTCCTCTCGCAGTACATCGGCAAGTCGATGAGCTACGCAGTGGAGGCGACGAAGGGGAGGACGAAGACGAAGGAAATGGCCTTCCGCGTCGAGACAGCTTCGAACACGCGCTTCCGCGACATTGCTGGGATGAGGGAGCCGAAGAAGGAGATCACCGAGATTGTGGACTTCCTGCGCCACCCGGAGCGATACACGAAGCTAGGCGCGAAGATCCCCACCGGCGCCATCCTGCTCGGACCACCCGGCACTGGCAAGACACTGCTCGCGAAGGCTGTGGCAGGGGAGAGCGGGGTCGGCTTTATCCCGGCGATCGGCTCTGACTTCGTCGAGCTCTACGTCGGCATGGGTGCGCTGCGGGTGCGGCAGCTGTTCAAAGAGGCGCGCaagcagcgatgcatcgtTTACATCGACGAGATCGATGCGATAGGCCTGAAGCGGCAGGGGGCAGGTCATGGAGAGAAGCAGGAACAGGAGCAGACCCTAAACGAACTGCTCACTCAGCTGGACGGCTTCAGCACCGGGCGACGCGGCGATGTGATGGTGCTGGCCTCCAGCAAcgtggcgcaggaggcgTTGGACCCGGCCCTAATCCGTCCAGGCCGCTTTGACCGCATCATTCACGTCGACACGCCAGTAATCTCCGAGCGCATCGACATCTTCAAAGTCCACCTCAGCAAACTGAAGCTCACCTCTGATGACGCTCACGGCGACTCAGCTgcggcaacaacagcaacggcagcagcagcggagggagacgctgcaggtgtTGGTGCTTCAGCTGAGCCGCCATTAGCGGTGCCGGCTTCCACGGAGACAAGTCTCGTTCTGTCGCAGGTgaagacagagaaggagggtgagactgaggaggaggacgcagAAAAGAGCGGGAgtagcgcagcagtgccaagGGAGGCCAAGAGAATCCCCTCCGgcacccacagcagcagcgctcacgAGTTCGACTTCCGTTCCCTTCTCATGCAGAAGTCTGAGAGGGAGCGAGCGTTGATTGACGCATACGCGCAACGCATGAGCAACCTCTGCCCAGGCTTCGTTGGTGCCGACATCGCGAATGTCTGCAACGAAGCCGCCATCCTTGCCGCGCGGGAAAGGGCCCCCCACGTTGACATTAGCCACCTTGAGCGCTCGATTGACCGCGTGCTCGCCGGAATTGAGCACCGCAGCCGTACGCTCTCCGATTTCGAAAAGAATGTCGTTGCGCACCACGAGGCGGGTCACGCGGTGGCCGGCTGGTTTCTCAACCGCGCCGATCCACTAATGAAGGTGTCCATTGTGCCACGCGGCGGATCCGCGCTGGGCTACGCGCAGTATCTGCCCAACGAGAACTTCACCCGCACGGCGAAGGAGATTCGCGACTCGATCAGCGTGACGCTCGGCGGACGAGCGGCGGAGGAGATCTTCTTCAATCATCTCTCCACCGGCGCCTCGGACGACCTCCGCAAGGTAGGGCGGTTGGCTTATCAGTACATCTCGTCTTTCGCCCCCGGCTCCGTGTATCCGCCccctggcagcagcagcacccgccTGGTGAAGCCGTTTGGCGTGGACAAGGCAAACGATTTTGACCGTCGTGCAAAAAAGGTAGTGGACGAAGTCTACGCTGAtacgctggcgctgctgacgaAGCACAAGGACGACATGAAGAAGTTGGCTGACCATCTGCTGAAGCACGAGCTGCTCACCTACGCGGACGTCGTGCACTACCTCGGCGAGCGCACCACTCGGCAGAGCGACAAAAAGAAAGGTGTCTAG